The following proteins come from a genomic window of Nostoc sp. ATCC 53789:
- a CDS encoding ABC transporter permease → MNLLESTQMAVKTLAANKLRSMLTMLGIIIGNASVITMIAIGQGAQKFTQEKLESLGPNQLSVFAGGDNLEGLSSDVPSLFLADAQAIATMAPAVREVAPQISSNLLLSRQGRISKVNVTGTTPGILYVRNLQVHQGRFFDPIELNQNSQVVILGPVVARKLFGNENPIGQLLQMNNLSFQVIGIMQAKGAFMGDNPDDIAYVPISTMADQLVGRRSPNGIPIDYLELSAKNQDSIRAAAFQTINILTRRRGRKDFTVAANKSVQDLINQVTINLSLVLAAIAGISLFVGGIGIMNIMLVSVTERTQEIGLRKAIGATEKAILTQFLIEAIILSVAGGLVGTGIGVSGALIVAMFSPLQPSVPIGAIFLTASVSGSIGLIFGVAPARKAARLDPIAALRGI, encoded by the coding sequence ATGAATTTACTAGAAAGTACACAAATGGCAGTCAAAACATTGGCTGCAAATAAGCTCCGTAGCATGTTGACCATGCTTGGTATTATCATTGGCAATGCCTCTGTGATTACAATGATCGCTATTGGGCAAGGGGCGCAAAAATTTACGCAAGAAAAGTTGGAGTCTCTGGGGCCAAATCAACTATCAGTGTTCGCTGGTGGCGATAATCTAGAGGGGTTAAGCTCTGATGTGCCTTCACTGTTCTTGGCAGATGCTCAAGCGATCGCAACTATGGCTCCCGCCGTGCGAGAAGTTGCCCCGCAAATTAGCAGCAACTTGCTATTATCGCGTCAGGGACGCATCAGTAAAGTTAATGTTACAGGTACAACGCCAGGAATTCTTTATGTCCGCAATCTCCAGGTACATCAAGGCCGTTTTTTTGACCCTATCGAGCTAAATCAAAATTCTCAGGTGGTGATTTTAGGGCCAGTAGTTGCGCGGAAACTTTTTGGTAATGAAAATCCCATCGGTCAGTTACTACAGATGAATAACTTGAGTTTTCAAGTTATTGGGATTATGCAAGCTAAAGGTGCATTTATGGGGGATAACCCCGATGATATAGCTTACGTGCCAATTAGTACTATGGCAGATCAGCTAGTGGGTAGGCGATCGCCTAATGGTATTCCCATCGACTACTTAGAACTGTCAGCAAAAAATCAAGATAGCATTCGCGCAGCGGCATTTCAAACAATTAATATTCTGACACGCAGACGGGGCAGAAAAGATTTCACAGTTGCCGCCAATAAGTCAGTCCAAGACTTGATCAATCAAGTGACGATAAATTTAAGTTTAGTCTTGGCGGCGATCGCAGGTATATCTTTATTCGTTGGTGGAATTGGCATCATGAACATTATGCTAGTTTCTGTCACCGAACGTACCCAAGAAATTGGACTACGCAAAGCAATAGGCGCAACAGAAAAAGCAATTCTTACCCAATTCTTAATTGAGGCGATTATCCTGTCCGTAGCAGGCGGTTTAGTCGGAACTGGTATTGGCGTTAGTGGCGCACTTATAGTTGCTATGTTCTCCCCCTTACAACCATCAGTACCAATAGGAGCAATATTTCTCACAGCCAGCGTTTCTGGTAGCATTGGTCTAATCTTTGGTGTAGCGCCAGCCAGAAAAGCAGCACGACTCGATCCCATAGCTGCATTAAGAGGTATTTAA